The Meriones unguiculatus strain TT.TT164.6M chromosome 1, Bangor_MerUng_6.1, whole genome shotgun sequence genome has a segment encoding these proteins:
- the Taf1d gene encoding TATA box-binding protein-associated factor RNA polymerase I subunit D isoform X2 gives MAQSEVSSVDSITSDRAEDIRNQSDDSSDSSLFKTQCVPPATQKQRNSTVKCVTAPTSVETDSSSDSSFEPRPLTLRAIFERFKNKKRKRRKKRKYRPKLRPRGRPPGSIRRNIRRSQIDVKQIKDKGAMFPFLESENGRKALPWKKILTYEQAVARGFFHHIEKLKYEHHLTECLKQMHAGEDLEKEDLDSRRHKYMDDDGPLSPIEESLTEDEATNPESESDIKLVEDSCFIISSEFPRKRNLGQEKSKKEFGFSKKSKAKDTTQHRTSWKDEHVNTKEGKEHRFVLIMKSELEDTHERMLVSVLQCISFIKIHIPSVRFLN, from the exons ATGGCTCAATCAGAAGTGAGTTCTGTTGACTCCATAACATCTGACAGAGCTGAGGATATTCGAAACCAAAG tgatGACTCATCTGATAGCAGCTTATTTAAAACACAGTGTGTTCCTCCAGCTacacaaaagcaaagaaactCCACTGTAAAATGTGTTACTGCACCTACAAGTGTTGAAACTGATTCATCAAGTGACTCGTCTTTTGAACCAAGGCCTTTGACTTTAAGGGctatttttgaaagatttaagAACAAGAAacggaaaaggagaaaaaagagaaaatataggcCCAAATTAAGACCAAGAGGAAGACCACCTGGAAGCATTAGAAGAAACATTAGAAGGTCACAGATAGATGTGAAACAGATTAAAGACAAAGGAGCTATGTTCCCATTCTTAGAATCTGAAAATGGAAGAAAAGCTTtaccttggaagaaaattttaacaTATGAG CAAGCTGTTGCAAGAGGATTTTTTCACCACATTGAAAAACTCAAGTATGAGCACCATCTTACAGAATGCTTGAAGCAGATGCATGCTGGGGAGGATTTAGAAAAGGAAGACCTTGACAGCCGTAGACACAAGTACATGGATGATGATGGTCCTCTTTCTCCTATTGAAGAGTCATT AACAGAAGATGAGGCAACGAATCCTGAGTCTGAAAGTGATATCAAATTGGTT GAAGATAGCTGCTTCATAATAAGCTCAGAATTCCCAAGGAAGAGGAATTTAGGACAAGAGAAGAGTAAGAAAGAATTTGGATTCTCTAAAAAATCCAAGGCCAAAGATACTACACAGCACAGAACAAGCTGGAAAGACGAACATGTGAATACCAAAGAAGGTAAAGAACACAG GTTTGTCTTGATTATGAAGTCAGAATTGGAAGACACCCACGAAAGGATGCTTGTTTCAGTGTT gcAGTGCATATCCTTCATAAAGATCCATATTCCGAGTGTTAG GTTTCTAAATTGA
- the Taf1d gene encoding TATA box-binding protein-associated factor RNA polymerase I subunit D isoform X1: MAQSEVSSVDSITSDRAEDIRNQSDDSSDSSLFKTQCVPPATQKQRNSTVKCVTAPTSVETDSSSDSSFEPRPLTLRAIFERFKNKKRKRRKKRKYRPKLRPRGRPPGSIRRNIRRSQIDVKQIKDKGAMFPFLESENGRKALPWKKILTYEQAVARGFFHHIEKLKYEHHLTECLKQMHAGEDLEKEDLDSRRHKYMDDDGPLSPIEESLTEDEATNPESESDIKLVEDSCFIISSEFPRKRNLGQEKSKKEFGFSKKSKAKDTTQHRTSWKDEHVNTKEGKEHRFVLIMKSELEDTHERMLVSVLQCISFIKIHIPSVRNEYDQTSEMLGVN, encoded by the exons ATGGCTCAATCAGAAGTGAGTTCTGTTGACTCCATAACATCTGACAGAGCTGAGGATATTCGAAACCAAAG tgatGACTCATCTGATAGCAGCTTATTTAAAACACAGTGTGTTCCTCCAGCTacacaaaagcaaagaaactCCACTGTAAAATGTGTTACTGCACCTACAAGTGTTGAAACTGATTCATCAAGTGACTCGTCTTTTGAACCAAGGCCTTTGACTTTAAGGGctatttttgaaagatttaagAACAAGAAacggaaaaggagaaaaaagagaaaatataggcCCAAATTAAGACCAAGAGGAAGACCACCTGGAAGCATTAGAAGAAACATTAGAAGGTCACAGATAGATGTGAAACAGATTAAAGACAAAGGAGCTATGTTCCCATTCTTAGAATCTGAAAATGGAAGAAAAGCTTtaccttggaagaaaattttaacaTATGAG CAAGCTGTTGCAAGAGGATTTTTTCACCACATTGAAAAACTCAAGTATGAGCACCATCTTACAGAATGCTTGAAGCAGATGCATGCTGGGGAGGATTTAGAAAAGGAAGACCTTGACAGCCGTAGACACAAGTACATGGATGATGATGGTCCTCTTTCTCCTATTGAAGAGTCATT AACAGAAGATGAGGCAACGAATCCTGAGTCTGAAAGTGATATCAAATTGGTT GAAGATAGCTGCTTCATAATAAGCTCAGAATTCCCAAGGAAGAGGAATTTAGGACAAGAGAAGAGTAAGAAAGAATTTGGATTCTCTAAAAAATCCAAGGCCAAAGATACTACACAGCACAGAACAAGCTGGAAAGACGAACATGTGAATACCAAAGAAGGTAAAGAACACAG GTTTGTCTTGATTATGAAGTCAGAATTGGAAGACACCCACGAAAGGATGCTTGTTTCAGTGTT gcAGTGCATATCCTTCATAAAGATCCATATTCCGAGTGTTAG GAATGAATATGATCAGACTTCAGAGATGTTG GGTGTCAACTAG
- the Taf1d gene encoding TATA box-binding protein-associated factor RNA polymerase I subunit D isoform X3 — MAQSEVSSVDSITSDRAEDIRNQSDDSSDSSLFKTQCVPPATQKQRNSTVKCVTAPTSVETDSSSDSSFEPRPLTLRAIFERFKNKKRKRRKKRKYRPKLRPRGRPPGSIRRNIRRSQIDVKQIKDKGAMFPFLESENGRKALPWKKILTYEQAVARGFFHHIEKLKYEHHLTECLKQMHAGEDLEKEDLDSRRHKYMDDDGPLSPIEESLTEDEATNPESESDIKLVEDSCFIISSEFPRKRNLGQEKSKKEFGFSKKSKAKDTTQHRTSWKDEHVNTKEGKEHRFVLIMKSELEDTHERMLVSVLNEYDQTSEMLGVN, encoded by the exons ATGGCTCAATCAGAAGTGAGTTCTGTTGACTCCATAACATCTGACAGAGCTGAGGATATTCGAAACCAAAG tgatGACTCATCTGATAGCAGCTTATTTAAAACACAGTGTGTTCCTCCAGCTacacaaaagcaaagaaactCCACTGTAAAATGTGTTACTGCACCTACAAGTGTTGAAACTGATTCATCAAGTGACTCGTCTTTTGAACCAAGGCCTTTGACTTTAAGGGctatttttgaaagatttaagAACAAGAAacggaaaaggagaaaaaagagaaaatataggcCCAAATTAAGACCAAGAGGAAGACCACCTGGAAGCATTAGAAGAAACATTAGAAGGTCACAGATAGATGTGAAACAGATTAAAGACAAAGGAGCTATGTTCCCATTCTTAGAATCTGAAAATGGAAGAAAAGCTTtaccttggaagaaaattttaacaTATGAG CAAGCTGTTGCAAGAGGATTTTTTCACCACATTGAAAAACTCAAGTATGAGCACCATCTTACAGAATGCTTGAAGCAGATGCATGCTGGGGAGGATTTAGAAAAGGAAGACCTTGACAGCCGTAGACACAAGTACATGGATGATGATGGTCCTCTTTCTCCTATTGAAGAGTCATT AACAGAAGATGAGGCAACGAATCCTGAGTCTGAAAGTGATATCAAATTGGTT GAAGATAGCTGCTTCATAATAAGCTCAGAATTCCCAAGGAAGAGGAATTTAGGACAAGAGAAGAGTAAGAAAGAATTTGGATTCTCTAAAAAATCCAAGGCCAAAGATACTACACAGCACAGAACAAGCTGGAAAGACGAACATGTGAATACCAAAGAAGGTAAAGAACACAG GTTTGTCTTGATTATGAAGTCAGAATTGGAAGACACCCACGAAAGGATGCTTGTTTCAGTGTT GAATGAATATGATCAGACTTCAGAGATGTTG GGTGTCAACTAG
- the Taf1d gene encoding TATA box-binding protein-associated factor RNA polymerase I subunit D isoform X4 has protein sequence MAQSEVSSVDSITSDRAEDIRNQSDDSSDSSLFKTQCVPPATQKQRNSTVKCVTAPTSVETDSSSDSSFEPRPLTLRAIFERFKNKKRKRRKKRKYRPKLRPRGRPPGSIRRNIRRSQIDVKQIKDKGAMFPFLESENGRKALPWKKILTYEQAVARGFFHHIEKLKYEHHLTECLKQMHAGEDLEKEDLDSRRHKYMDDDGPLSPIEESLTEDEATNPESESDIKLVEDSCFIISSEFPRKRNLGQEKSKKEFGFSKKSKAKDTTQHRTSWKDEHVNTKEGKEHRFVLIMKSELEDTHERMLVSVLFLN, from the exons ATGGCTCAATCAGAAGTGAGTTCTGTTGACTCCATAACATCTGACAGAGCTGAGGATATTCGAAACCAAAG tgatGACTCATCTGATAGCAGCTTATTTAAAACACAGTGTGTTCCTCCAGCTacacaaaagcaaagaaactCCACTGTAAAATGTGTTACTGCACCTACAAGTGTTGAAACTGATTCATCAAGTGACTCGTCTTTTGAACCAAGGCCTTTGACTTTAAGGGctatttttgaaagatttaagAACAAGAAacggaaaaggagaaaaaagagaaaatataggcCCAAATTAAGACCAAGAGGAAGACCACCTGGAAGCATTAGAAGAAACATTAGAAGGTCACAGATAGATGTGAAACAGATTAAAGACAAAGGAGCTATGTTCCCATTCTTAGAATCTGAAAATGGAAGAAAAGCTTtaccttggaagaaaattttaacaTATGAG CAAGCTGTTGCAAGAGGATTTTTTCACCACATTGAAAAACTCAAGTATGAGCACCATCTTACAGAATGCTTGAAGCAGATGCATGCTGGGGAGGATTTAGAAAAGGAAGACCTTGACAGCCGTAGACACAAGTACATGGATGATGATGGTCCTCTTTCTCCTATTGAAGAGTCATT AACAGAAGATGAGGCAACGAATCCTGAGTCTGAAAGTGATATCAAATTGGTT GAAGATAGCTGCTTCATAATAAGCTCAGAATTCCCAAGGAAGAGGAATTTAGGACAAGAGAAGAGTAAGAAAGAATTTGGATTCTCTAAAAAATCCAAGGCCAAAGATACTACACAGCACAGAACAAGCTGGAAAGACGAACATGTGAATACCAAAGAAGGTAAAGAACACAG GTTTGTCTTGATTATGAAGTCAGAATTGGAAGACACCCACGAAAGGATGCTTGTTTCAGTGTT GTTTCTAAATTGA
- the Taf1d gene encoding TATA box-binding protein-associated factor RNA polymerase I subunit D isoform X5 — MAQSEVSSVDSITSDRAEDIRNQSDDSSDSSLFKTQCVPPATQKQRNSTVKCVTAPTSVETDSSSDSSFEPRPLTLRAIFERFKNKKRKRRKKRKYRPKLRPRGRPPGSIRRNIRRSQIDVKQIKDKGAMFPFLESENGRKALPWKKILTYEQAVARGFFHHIEKLKYEHHLTECLKQMHAGEDLEKEDLDSRRHKYMDDDGPLSPIEESLTEDEATNPESESDIKLVEDSCFIISSEFPRKRNLGQEKSKKEFGFSKKSKAKDTTQHRTSWKDEHVNTKEGLS, encoded by the exons ATGGCTCAATCAGAAGTGAGTTCTGTTGACTCCATAACATCTGACAGAGCTGAGGATATTCGAAACCAAAG tgatGACTCATCTGATAGCAGCTTATTTAAAACACAGTGTGTTCCTCCAGCTacacaaaagcaaagaaactCCACTGTAAAATGTGTTACTGCACCTACAAGTGTTGAAACTGATTCATCAAGTGACTCGTCTTTTGAACCAAGGCCTTTGACTTTAAGGGctatttttgaaagatttaagAACAAGAAacggaaaaggagaaaaaagagaaaatataggcCCAAATTAAGACCAAGAGGAAGACCACCTGGAAGCATTAGAAGAAACATTAGAAGGTCACAGATAGATGTGAAACAGATTAAAGACAAAGGAGCTATGTTCCCATTCTTAGAATCTGAAAATGGAAGAAAAGCTTtaccttggaagaaaattttaacaTATGAG CAAGCTGTTGCAAGAGGATTTTTTCACCACATTGAAAAACTCAAGTATGAGCACCATCTTACAGAATGCTTGAAGCAGATGCATGCTGGGGAGGATTTAGAAAAGGAAGACCTTGACAGCCGTAGACACAAGTACATGGATGATGATGGTCCTCTTTCTCCTATTGAAGAGTCATT AACAGAAGATGAGGCAACGAATCCTGAGTCTGAAAGTGATATCAAATTGGTT GAAGATAGCTGCTTCATAATAAGCTCAGAATTCCCAAGGAAGAGGAATTTAGGACAAGAGAAGAGTAAGAAAGAATTTGGATTCTCTAAAAAATCCAAGGCCAAAGATACTACACAGCACAGAACAAGCTGGAAAGACGAACATGTGAATACCAAAGAAG GTTTGTCTTGA